Proteins encoded in a region of the Halodesulfovibrio marinisediminis DSM 17456 genome:
- a CDS encoding DUF1365 family protein, translating into MNSSLITCRVQHERFAPKKHAFSYPLYTYLLDIDELQELNQKRILFGYNKLRLASFHDKDYLQDNPASVRQKLTELLNKQDIELAESDIIYLVTSARFVNYSFNPVSFYWIFRDNCLQGCVAEVNNTFGEKHVYPLPGSGIPASDSSTENTFPARYQHPKQFHVSPFMDLTGEYHFTFEDVREHLDVTVELFHGTDRTFKANLLEETRVPLTDMALLKTAFTKPLTAHLTMPRILWEAGKLHYGKGIHFYSKPEPVSDMTIRHKDTPKITDRLATKLVQTALQRMQLGQLTLTMPDGSSKRYGDEHTGSKAELTVNSPSLFRKIACRGDIGLGEGYSEGLWDSPDVVDVIRFFLENRKIHTRTHNALTNTAAILSGAIQRHLHLKAPQNDEAGSKANIAAHYDLSNELFRHFLDPTMTYSSGVFINPADVTEDLEEAQLRKNRLLADKAQITADDHVLEIGCGWGGFAEQTAKERGCRITGVTLSQEQYTYATQRIKDADLDHLVDIQLRDYRTLSSQYDKIVSIEMLEAVGHKFHAEYFQKLEDLLAPSGLAAIQTITIQDAHYDHYRWGVDWVRKHIFPGGELLSLARICEITSDTTSLSVQKVQAIGLHYANTLNQWRKNFEQQWPQITKLGFDDYFRRTWIYYLASCEAAFLQGYINDLHILLSRPPT; encoded by the coding sequence GTGAACAGCTCCCTAATCACATGCAGGGTTCAACACGAACGATTCGCCCCAAAAAAACATGCATTCTCATACCCACTTTATACGTACCTACTGGATATTGATGAACTGCAAGAGCTGAATCAAAAACGAATACTCTTTGGGTACAACAAGCTGCGCCTCGCATCATTCCATGACAAGGACTACCTTCAAGACAATCCAGCTTCAGTTCGTCAAAAGCTCACTGAATTGCTTAATAAACAAGACATTGAATTAGCAGAAAGCGATATAATATATCTGGTTACTTCAGCCCGCTTTGTAAACTACTCATTCAACCCTGTCTCATTTTACTGGATATTCCGTGATAACTGTCTGCAAGGGTGTGTAGCTGAAGTAAACAACACGTTCGGGGAAAAACACGTCTACCCACTGCCCGGCTCAGGAATACCCGCATCAGATTCTTCAACAGAAAACACGTTCCCTGCACGCTACCAGCATCCTAAGCAGTTTCATGTTTCTCCGTTCATGGACCTTACTGGTGAATATCATTTCACATTCGAAGATGTTCGAGAGCATCTCGATGTCACTGTAGAGCTATTTCACGGAACCGACAGGACATTTAAAGCAAACCTTTTAGAAGAAACACGCGTCCCGCTAACAGACATGGCACTGCTCAAAACGGCTTTCACAAAACCGCTAACCGCGCATCTGACTATGCCGAGGATATTGTGGGAAGCAGGAAAGCTACATTACGGCAAAGGCATCCACTTTTACTCAAAACCTGAACCAGTTAGTGATATGACCATACGCCATAAAGATACTCCAAAAATTACGGATAGACTTGCAACAAAGCTGGTACAAACCGCACTCCAACGTATGCAGCTCGGACAACTGACTCTTACCATGCCCGACGGCTCCAGCAAGCGGTATGGTGATGAACATACAGGCTCCAAAGCCGAACTTACGGTCAATTCCCCCTCTCTCTTTCGCAAGATAGCTTGCCGAGGTGATATAGGACTAGGTGAAGGCTACTCAGAGGGACTATGGGACTCACCTGACGTTGTTGATGTCATACGCTTTTTCCTCGAAAACAGGAAAATACACACAAGAACTCATAATGCGCTTACAAACACCGCAGCTATACTCTCAGGAGCGATACAACGGCACTTGCATCTCAAAGCACCCCAAAATGATGAGGCTGGTTCAAAGGCAAACATAGCTGCCCATTATGATCTTTCCAATGAACTGTTCAGGCATTTCCTTGATCCTACCATGACCTATTCAAGCGGAGTTTTTATCAATCCAGCCGATGTGACAGAAGATTTGGAGGAAGCTCAGCTTCGTAAAAATCGACTTCTTGCAGACAAAGCACAAATAACTGCTGACGATCATGTGCTCGAAATCGGTTGCGGATGGGGCGGTTTTGCAGAGCAAACCGCTAAGGAACGCGGATGTCGCATAACAGGTGTTACTCTTTCACAAGAACAATATACCTATGCAACACAGCGCATTAAAGATGCCGACCTTGATCATCTTGTTGATATACAACTTCGGGACTACAGAACACTTTCCAGCCAATATGATAAAATTGTTTCCATCGAAATGCTGGAAGCAGTCGGTCACAAATTTCATGCGGAATATTTCCAAAAGCTGGAAGATCTGCTCGCTCCTTCCGGTCTTGCAGCCATTCAAACTATCACCATTCAAGATGCACATTACGACCATTACCGATGGGGAGTGGACTGGGTACGCAAACACATTTTCCCCGGTGGAGAGCTTCTCTCATTAGCCAGAATCTGTGAGATCACATCTGATACAACATCACTCAGTGTGCAAAAAGTACAAGCTATTGGGCTGCATTACGCCAACACGCTTAATCAATGGCGCAAGAACTTTGAGCAACAATGGCCCCAAATAACCAAACTGGGTTTTGACGACTATTTCCGCAGAACCTGGATCTATTATCTTGCTAGTTGTGAAGCTGCCTTCTTGCAGGGCTATATTAATGATCTACATATCCTGCTGTCTCGTCCTCCCACGTAA
- a CDS encoding NAD(P)/FAD-dependent oxidoreductase — protein MYQQSIDYKSTPLRVAVIGGGISGIVAAHLISRKHNVTLIEKEPQLGGHTYTARVPLSRGNAPTQYIPVDMGFIVFNEANYPTFNTFLKQLNVSHANSDMSFAFHDPETGFMYAGTGIRGMLARKRNLISPIFWRMLNGIRRFNSEAKQDLLSGALTGKTIEEYLTEKKYNKDFENNYLLPMAGAIWSAPDENTHQFPAEALVRFFDNHMLLTHTRLPQWYYVRGGSYSYVEAFKKQFTGKIRTDSPVSSVTRHSKGVQVIINQETEQFDAVVLATHADISLRLLSDPSEHEKDLLTPWHYTDNRVVLHTDTNFLPPKVSGRASWNFIRDPKQNKGGTVGVTYYMNRLQDISAQREYAVTLNPIREPISGSLIEDKQFAHPQYSLQAIKTQAKLPELDGVNRTFFCGAYQGYGFHEDGAKSGTRVASQFGVSM, from the coding sequence ATGTATCAGCAATCCATAGACTACAAATCTACGCCCTTACGTGTGGCAGTTATTGGCGGAGGCATTTCCGGCATCGTGGCTGCTCATCTTATTTCGCGTAAACACAATGTTACGTTGATTGAAAAAGAGCCACAGTTAGGCGGTCACACCTATACCGCCAGGGTCCCTCTTTCACGAGGTAATGCTCCCACCCAATATATTCCTGTAGATATGGGTTTTATTGTTTTCAATGAAGCCAACTATCCAACGTTCAATACTTTCCTCAAGCAACTGAATGTCTCACACGCCAACTCTGACATGTCATTTGCCTTCCATGACCCTGAAACCGGATTTATGTATGCCGGAACAGGAATACGAGGCATGCTTGCGCGTAAACGCAACCTCATCTCCCCTATCTTCTGGCGAATGCTTAACGGAATCAGAAGATTTAACAGTGAAGCTAAACAAGACTTACTGTCAGGAGCTCTTACAGGAAAAACCATTGAAGAATATTTGACAGAAAAAAAATATAACAAAGACTTCGAAAACAACTACCTGCTTCCCATGGCTGGAGCTATATGGTCAGCTCCAGACGAAAACACACACCAATTTCCCGCTGAAGCACTTGTGCGTTTTTTTGACAACCATATGCTGCTAACCCACACTAGACTTCCACAATGGTACTATGTCCGCGGAGGAAGCTACTCATACGTAGAAGCATTCAAAAAACAATTCACAGGAAAAATTCGTACAGACTCACCAGTATCTTCGGTAACCCGTCACTCAAAGGGCGTGCAGGTAATTATAAATCAGGAAACAGAGCAATTTGACGCTGTGGTGCTGGCTACTCACGCGGACATTAGCCTGCGTCTTCTTTCTGACCCCAGTGAACACGAGAAAGATCTACTGACCCCTTGGCACTACACCGACAACCGTGTCGTACTCCACACTGATACAAACTTTCTCCCCCCAAAAGTCTCTGGACGGGCATCTTGGAATTTCATTCGCGACCCAAAACAAAACAAAGGCGGAACGGTGGGGGTGACCTACTACATGAACCGCCTGCAAGATATCAGCGCGCAACGAGAATATGCGGTGACACTAAATCCGATACGAGAACCAATCTCTGGATCTCTTATAGAAGATAAGCAATTCGCCCATCCACAATACTCTTTGCAGGCGATTAAGACACAAGCAAAACTTCCGGAACTTGACGGAGTGAACCGTACATTTTTCTGCGGAGCCTATCAGGGCTATGGATTCCATGAAGACGGAGCTAAATCAGGTACCCGCGTAGCCAGCCAATTTGGAGTATCGATGTGA
- a CDS encoding DUF2062 domain-containing protein, with translation MRKPVIQELTRGTSVPKVTLACILGLVSATWPQIGTNPIMALILSWIFRCNKAITSGISLVFTPFQYVLMIPFLRFGETLLGIPHFTTTVPEIITIVVTDPIGSFAVLGIPLLHAILGWIATWSVAAPVFYLPIRYLLTRQVKAKEPTT, from the coding sequence GTGCGTAAACCCGTTATCCAAGAGCTGACGAGGGGAACGTCTGTTCCCAAGGTGACTCTTGCCTGTATCTTAGGGTTAGTATCCGCTACGTGGCCTCAAATCGGCACTAACCCAATTATGGCATTAATTCTCTCTTGGATTTTTCGTTGTAATAAAGCCATTACCAGTGGAATCAGCCTAGTATTCACTCCATTTCAGTACGTGCTGATGATTCCATTTTTGCGTTTTGGTGAAACACTTCTCGGCATCCCCCATTTCACAACTACTGTTCCGGAAATAATCACCATTGTCGTCACTGACCCCATTGGATCTTTTGCGGTTCTTGGTATCCCTCTTCTCCACGCAATTCTCGGGTGGATTGCCACTTGGTCAGTTGCGGCACCAGTCTTTTATCTACCTATAAGGTACCTTCTTACGCGTCAGGTTAAAGCAAAAGAGCCAACCACCTAA
- a CDS encoding SDR family NAD(P)-dependent oxidoreductase, which yields MQHVQTIWLTGATSGIGEALVTKFIAEGKRVALTARNAQKLSEMISQFNAEGKLMYVAADVRNEDALRGAYELVREKWGVPDLVMANAGTHINMPASQISIEACRQLFEINLYGAVNTLLVALPDMLERGSGHLVGVGSLSSYRGLPWAAAYGATKAGLNNFLQSLRFDVEPYGLTVTAVNPGFVKTQLTDLNPFPMPLIISSERAAEYIWDGLSRKKMEIHFPPLFSWACKAMRVLPYPLYHMLIRRITGSGNRRG from the coding sequence ATGCAGCATGTACAAACTATTTGGCTTACAGGCGCTACAAGCGGTATCGGCGAAGCATTGGTGACTAAATTTATCGCCGAAGGAAAGCGTGTAGCGCTTACTGCTCGTAACGCACAGAAACTTTCTGAGATGATTAGCCAGTTCAATGCAGAAGGAAAATTAATGTATGTTGCAGCAGACGTCCGGAATGAGGATGCACTGCGGGGTGCTTACGAGCTGGTCCGCGAAAAGTGGGGCGTTCCTGATTTGGTAATGGCAAATGCTGGTACGCATATAAATATGCCAGCCAGCCAGATATCTATAGAGGCCTGCCGTCAGTTGTTTGAGATAAATTTGTATGGAGCTGTTAACACCTTGCTGGTGGCGTTACCGGATATGCTTGAACGTGGTAGCGGGCACCTTGTTGGAGTCGGGTCTTTGTCGTCTTATCGTGGATTGCCTTGGGCTGCTGCCTACGGTGCCACCAAAGCAGGATTGAATAATTTCCTTCAAAGTCTTCGGTTTGATGTTGAACCTTATGGGCTTACTGTAACAGCCGTTAATCCGGGGTTTGTAAAAACCCAACTCACGGATCTGAATCCATTCCCAATGCCACTGATCATCAGTTCGGAACGTGCAGCAGAATATATTTGGGATGGGCTTTCACGTAAGAAAATGGAAATACATTTTCCTCCATTGTTTTCATGGGCATGCAAGGCCATGCGAGTGTTGCCTTATCCGCTCTATCACATGTTGATTCGTCGTATAACTGGAAGTGGTAACAGGAGAGGGTAA
- a CDS encoding DUF3833 family protein, producing MNKIIWPLCAMMLVGCSNITPSENAAGGHPIVLEKFFTGELKAHGVILGFGGKVKRSFNAVMHGEWREEEGVLKGVLTEKFIFDDGEKLERRWDFTSVGDGRFEGTASDVEGTAKLETSGNALRMDYALLVPVSGRTISVQVEDWLWLMTPDILVNKSTMRKWGFKVGEIITTIVR from the coding sequence ATGAACAAAATTATCTGGCCGTTGTGTGCAATGATGCTGGTAGGATGTTCGAATATTACACCAAGTGAGAATGCCGCAGGTGGACATCCTATAGTCTTAGAAAAATTTTTTACCGGTGAATTGAAGGCACATGGTGTGATTTTGGGGTTTGGTGGTAAGGTTAAGCGTTCTTTTAATGCTGTTATGCACGGCGAGTGGCGTGAAGAAGAGGGCGTTTTGAAAGGCGTGCTCACAGAAAAATTTATTTTTGATGACGGTGAGAAACTTGAACGTCGTTGGGATTTCACCAGTGTTGGAGATGGTCGCTTTGAAGGAACTGCTTCTGATGTGGAAGGCACCGCAAAGCTTGAGACTTCTGGAAATGCGTTACGTATGGACTATGCTTTGTTGGTTCCAGTTAGCGGCAGGACAATTTCTGTGCAGGTTGAAGATTGGCTGTGGCTTATGACGCCGGATATTCTTGTAAATAAGAGCACTATGCGCAAATGGGGATTTAAGGTTGGTGAGATTATTACGACTATTGTGCGGTAA
- a CDS encoding DUF6765 family protein, which produces MQLDMHYYGTYALARAAGIAPDTATTIATAAQFVDDNSADSAVEFKDGGKFLTEATAHHVTSAENLIKDDQRSVWVPFHFLPGCDGEHYREKLLCKKNSSNAQELLTFAITLSDRPYAPELIGATAHIFADTFAHYDFSGVSCRMNYIDNSSLTILNENEFSEGIKGHIAKRKESFFKKFGFTCSLDSLTSFSAETLSGGLGHGAACTYPDRPYLKWSFVREETDETIEHNNQEDFLEACEELHKFFVRFGTERKDLCTHEPISFEEIRSHVKTIISTPAEMEKRITLWTSTCEEGKITGKKESIPTYSESGWNDERNDLNHTAHSHEALEQSPYRFYQASAALRTFILRDLLPKRGLIVA; this is translated from the coding sequence ATGCAACTAGATATGCACTACTATGGTACTTATGCGCTAGCTCGTGCTGCAGGAATTGCGCCTGACACCGCAACTACTATTGCAACAGCCGCACAATTTGTTGACGACAATTCAGCAGATAGTGCTGTTGAATTTAAAGATGGCGGAAAATTTTTAACTGAAGCAACTGCTCATCATGTAACTTCTGCAGAAAACTTAATAAAAGATGACCAGCGCAGTGTATGGGTTCCTTTTCATTTTTTGCCTGGTTGTGATGGTGAACACTACAGAGAAAAACTCCTTTGCAAAAAAAATAGCAGCAATGCACAAGAACTTTTAACGTTTGCAATAACTTTAAGTGACCGCCCTTATGCTCCAGAACTCATTGGTGCAACCGCTCACATTTTTGCAGATACTTTTGCTCATTACGATTTTTCAGGCGTAAGTTGTCGCATGAACTATATTGATAATAGTTCCTTAACAATACTCAATGAAAACGAATTTTCAGAAGGAATAAAAGGACATATTGCGAAACGAAAAGAAAGTTTTTTTAAAAAATTTGGTTTTACCTGCAGCTTGGACAGCCTAACAAGTTTTAGTGCCGAAACTCTCTCAGGCGGACTTGGTCATGGGGCAGCATGCACTTACCCAGACAGACCTTATCTGAAATGGAGTTTTGTAAGAGAAGAGACTGATGAGACCATTGAACATAACAACCAAGAAGACTTCTTAGAGGCTTGCGAGGAACTCCACAAATTTTTTGTTAGATTTGGAACAGAAAGAAAAGATCTATGCACTCATGAACCTATTTCTTTTGAAGAAATCAGGTCTCATGTGAAAACAATTATATCTACACCTGCTGAAATGGAAAAACGAATAACCCTCTGGACATCAACATGCGAAGAGGGAAAAATTACAGGAAAAAAAGAAAGTATTCCCACTTACAGTGAGTCAGGCTGGAATGATGAAAGAAACGACCTAAACCACACAGCCCATTCCCATGAAGCTCTTGAGCAGAGTCCATATCGTTTCTACCAAGCATCGGCAGCACTGCGTACTTTCATCTTAAGAGATCTATTACCAAAACGTGGTCTGATAGTAGCCTAA
- a CDS encoding HAD family hydrolase yields MSKSLEFSAVIFDLDGTLLYTLEEIAVATNSALARLGYPEHPVSAYSHFVGNGAKTLALRVLPEDKQCEEEHEALYSVLIEEYGRLLNTIARPYEGVMEMLAAFVAADKLLAVLSNKPDELTKVAVKKFLPGVDFAVVQGGLSDVPLKPAPDSAIGIAATMKLEPEQIIFVGDSDVDMQTAHNAGMIPVGAAWGFRGAEELTAAGAKVVLDAPADLQSLL; encoded by the coding sequence ATGAGTAAATCTTTGGAGTTTTCTGCTGTTATTTTCGATCTTGACGGAACTCTTCTGTATACATTGGAAGAAATTGCAGTGGCAACTAACTCGGCCCTTGCTCGTCTAGGGTATCCCGAGCATCCTGTAAGTGCATATAGCCATTTTGTAGGTAATGGAGCGAAAACACTTGCATTGAGAGTGTTGCCTGAAGATAAACAGTGTGAGGAAGAGCACGAGGCTTTGTATTCTGTACTCATTGAAGAGTACGGGCGCTTGTTGAATACGATTGCTCGCCCTTATGAGGGAGTGATGGAGATGCTTGCGGCGTTTGTCGCAGCAGATAAGCTGCTTGCTGTGCTGTCCAATAAACCGGATGAGCTTACAAAAGTTGCCGTTAAAAAATTTCTTCCAGGCGTTGATTTTGCTGTCGTGCAGGGCGGACTTTCGGATGTTCCGCTTAAACCGGCTCCAGATAGTGCGATAGGAATTGCTGCTACGATGAAGCTTGAGCCTGAACAGATTATTTTCGTTGGTGATTCTGATGTGGACATGCAGACGGCTCATAACGCCGGTATGATTCCAGTAGGTGCGGCATGGGGGTTTAGAGGTGCTGAAGAACTAACAGCTGCTGGAGCTAAAGTTGTTCTAGATGCTCCGGCTGATTTGCAGTCGTTGCTTTAG
- a CDS encoding radical SAM/SPASM family putative metalloenzyme maturase translates to MKNLQNSYPSKLYVETTTRCNLRCSMCVKQTKDARIPEVDMSMEVFQKLEPAFPHINTLLLNGIGEPLLARNLVAMIEHARKLMAPDAIISFQTNGMLLTFELAKKLVAAGLDRICISIDMVDENEILHGGEDIGRIKYAFEYLRRASEVIGRKLSIGVEFVLMRNNAASLPYSLQWAAEQGAEFALVTHMLPYSDAMANQELFNPNTERSLTEFERWQDEAKERGFNLEKYFDVLWKVKKTEDEMEFINFVNERMKAALSDGIPMHLAYLIQWTTEEKRVEQTWLASIFEKAQEIAGKYQLDLTLPPITASYERKCDFVEQGVAHITPTGDVHPCYFLWHEYSCFMDGDSKKVTPQSFGNINDSSIIEIWNSEEYQNFRTQVLKYEYPYCTNCSVVPCVDVTGHNDPFEMDCYGTTVPCGHCLWGMGGVRCLL, encoded by the coding sequence ATGAAAAATTTACAAAATTCATATCCTTCAAAGTTGTATGTAGAGACAACAACTCGCTGCAATTTGCGCTGCTCTATGTGCGTTAAACAGACGAAAGATGCACGAATTCCAGAAGTGGATATGTCGATGGAGGTCTTTCAAAAGCTGGAACCTGCTTTTCCGCACATCAACACATTACTCCTGAATGGTATCGGTGAACCTTTGCTTGCTCGAAACCTTGTTGCAATGATTGAGCACGCACGAAAATTGATGGCACCGGATGCAATTATCAGTTTCCAAACTAATGGTATGCTGTTGACATTTGAGCTTGCCAAAAAACTTGTGGCTGCAGGGTTGGATCGGATTTGTATCTCTATCGACATGGTTGATGAAAATGAGATCCTTCATGGTGGCGAAGACATCGGACGAATTAAATACGCCTTTGAGTATCTGCGTCGCGCTTCTGAAGTCATAGGGAGAAAGCTGTCAATCGGCGTAGAGTTCGTTTTAATGCGCAACAATGCAGCCTCACTTCCATATTCTCTGCAATGGGCGGCTGAACAAGGGGCAGAATTCGCCTTGGTTACACATATGCTTCCGTATAGCGATGCCATGGCAAATCAGGAACTCTTTAATCCGAATACAGAACGGTCGTTGACAGAGTTTGAGCGTTGGCAAGATGAAGCAAAAGAGCGCGGGTTTAATCTGGAAAAGTACTTTGATGTATTGTGGAAGGTCAAAAAGACAGAAGATGAAATGGAGTTTATTAACTTTGTTAATGAGCGCATGAAGGCTGCCTTATCTGACGGTATTCCAATGCATTTAGCATATCTCATACAATGGACGACGGAAGAAAAGCGCGTTGAACAAACATGGCTCGCAAGTATATTCGAGAAAGCTCAAGAGATTGCAGGAAAATATCAGCTGGATCTTACATTACCACCAATTACAGCTTCCTATGAAAGAAAGTGCGATTTTGTTGAGCAGGGCGTTGCTCACATAACTCCGACTGGTGATGTTCATCCTTGCTATTTCTTATGGCACGAATACTCGTGTTTTATGGATGGGGACAGCAAAAAGGTTACCCCTCAATCGTTTGGCAATATTAATGATTCTTCCATCATCGAAATTTGGAACAGTGAAGAGTATCAGAACTTTCGCACTCAAGTTTTGAAATATGAGTACCCATATTGCACGAATTGTTCTGTAGTGCCTTGTGTGGACGTAACGGGGCATAATGATCCCTTTGAAAT